The stretch of DNA TTTCCAATTAAAAATATATTCTATAAAAAAAGCACCGGCTATAAGAGTTGCCAACCATCCTGAAACGGCTGTAATAACAGGATTTAAGGCATTTTTTAAGGCATGCTTTAAAATTATCGTGTAATATTTTAAGCCTTTAGCATGGGCCGTGCGGATATAATCCTGGGTTAATACATCCAGCATTGAACTGCGGGTTAATTGCGTAATGATAGCTACTGGTCTAATGCCCAAGGCAAATGCAGGCAATATGATATTCTTAAGTTCTAACCTCCGGCCATAAATAGGATCCGTTACCCAGAGCTGCCCGGTGAGGTTTAATCCCGTATAATCACTTAAATAAAAGCCAAAAGTTATCGATATGAGAATTGCGGAGACAAAAGAAGGAGCAGATATCCCTACTACTGAAAGTGTAACCATAGAATGGTCTAACACGCTGTTTTGTTTCAATGCAGCAAGTATACCGAATGTGATGCCAAAGAATGTGGCAAAAGTCATAGATACAAGAGCGAGCCAGAAACTGCCTACAATATTATCAGCTATAATCTCGTCAACCCTTTTATTTGTACTAAATGACCTCCTTAAATAAGGTGTTTTTAATACCAGGACAGATCCACCTATGGGGAATATCTCCGCGTAGTTATATTTTTTCTTATTTTCTACCTTATCCTGGTGAACTGATAGAGGTGACAGATCATTGAGATAATAAACTAATTGAACAAGCAACGGCTTATCAAGTCCCAATTCTTTGGTAATAGCTTCCCTGGTAGAAACATCGGTTCTTTGACCAGCCATCATCGCAACAGGATCGCCCGGCAGCGCATGAAAAATAAAAAATACCACGATCACTACCCCTAAAAGCACTACAAATCCGTAACCAAGTCGCTTGACGAAATATTTTGTCATAATTCAAACCACAGATTACACAGATTTTTGTTAATGCTACGATTTTAAGACTTCACAAAAACAAATTTCACAGGTGGTTATAAATACAATAGGCTTTAGTTTAAACTAACGTTGCAAAATGTATAATTTTTCAAAATCACATTAAATACCTTTAAGTCGGCAGTCGACAGTCCACAGTCTACAGTCGGCAGTCGGCAGTCGGCAATTGTTTTTTGCTTTTTTGCCGACTGCCGATTGCCGACTTTATCAATTTTGCCTTTTTGCCGATTATCGACTGCCGATTTTATCAATTTCGTGTACATTTACAGAGCTAATATACAGTTTAACACGCTATATTAAACTAAAGCCATACAATATAATCGGTGTAATCGGTGTAATCTGTGTTTAAATTAAAGATTTAATATCTTCAACATCCGGCACATCATTATAGTGCCATTTGCCTATCACAGTTCCATTTTGCATTAATATTAAGCCTGGATTTGAACGGACCATTGTTTTCAGTACAGTAGCATCTGAAAAATAATAGGGTACTGCAAGCTGAACTTCATGCCTGAACACATCATAGGCCGATTCATCTGTAGATGTTAGAACCATCGGTTCAATGCCCATGTCTTCCAGATGCTTAACAAGAGCAACAATCTTTTCTATATTTTTTGTATTTGTTTTATCTACATCATTGATCACGATCAATAATTTTTTTCCCTCAAAAGTAGCTTGTGTGAAATCGCCTTCATCATTTTTTACGCTATAATCTGTTATTTTTGGCTGTGACATTTCATCCAATTCATCCTGGGACAAAACCTTGCCATCTTCGTTCAATGTAAGCAATTCCTTGTATTGATAGGTAGTATCATTTTGCCAACTATCAAATTCATACGACTTTCCATCCTTTTCAAATATATACCTGTATTTGAGATTTAGTGTGGGTATTTCCATCAATTCAGGTATATTGGATCCAACCTTATAAGGACGGAAATCAATAAATGGCAAATGCCTGATAGCATAAATGGCTATAAATAAGGGAATTACACATGAAACTATAAATAAAACAAAACCTGCTTTTTTAGTCAAAAGTTCCCTAAAAGCATTTCTTTTAAAAAATAATATTGAGATCATAAAAAACAGGGTAATATCCTTGGTAAAAGACTCCCAGGGGGTGAGCTTAATGGCATCGCCAAAGCAGCCGCAATCAGTTACCTTACCCGTATAACCGGAATAGAATGTAAGAAATGTGAAAAAAATGATCAGGCCCAAAAGCACCCAAATCAACCGTTTCATTTGATACTGGATAAGCAATGCCACCCCCAATACCACTTCCAGCGCGCTCTGAAAAACTGAAAAGAACAAGGAAGCAGGGATAAGAAATGTTGTGCCAAACACTTCAAAATATTCCTCAAGCTTGATCCCTGTACCTACCGGGTCGTTCAATTTGATAAGACCGGAAAAGATAAACAGTACCCCTACGAGTACGCGGATAATTAAAATAACAGCTCTCATTTTTAAATTGTGTTTAAGTATCTTTTAATTTTATAAGTGCAAATACAGCATAATTAATAATATCCTGGTAATTGGATTCAATGCCTTCAGAAACTACGGTTTTCCCTTTATTATGTTCTATTTGTTTTATCCTGAGCAATTTTACTAAAATAATATCAGTGATAGAGCTTACACGGATATCCTTCCATGCTTCATCGTAATCATGATTTTTTTTCAGTAAAAGCTCTCTTGTATTAGTAAAATGCTTTTTATACAGCTTGTTTAATTGATCCTGTGATAATTCTAATTCATTGCCGTTGATCTTTTCTGTGTCAGGAGAAAGAGCAGGAATGCCAAGCTCACTTTGAATTAAAGCAATAAGGCAATAATTAATAATTCCGATAAACTCATGATCTATACTATCCTCAATTTTTTGTGTACCTTTGTCCTGGATAGAACGGATCCTTTTAGCCTTTATAAAGATCTGGTCGGTAACAGATGGGAGCCTTAATGCGCGCCATGCAGTGCCATAATCTTTTGTTTTACGCTTAAAAATATCCGAAGCTAATTCTATTATCTTGTTGAATTGTATGATTGTTTGGTCTGTCAATTTATAATTCGTGAAAATGTTTTACTAATGCCGAAGAATCAACATATAGGTTCATATTCTATCCTCTCTGTTTGATACAATGTCATCTGACAGATTACCTTTTATATTTTTAAGCGCTTCCCTAACTTTCAGATAAGAAAATTTACCTGATTCTTTATCTTTTTTCTTTATTCTTCTGTCTTTCATATTAAGCACTATTCCATAAATGATCATCATTTCCTTATCACTTAAATTATTAAGTTCTTCAATGGTATTTTGTTTTATATTCATTTTCTTTGTACTTTGTTTTTCAGCAAATTTAATAATAAATTTTAAAAAATTATAATAGTGAGTAAAGATACGAGTTTTCATTTAAAAAAAACACTAAATTTAAAAGGAAAAATATTTGACCTTTCTACTCCCATTGTTATTGGTATATTAAATGTTACTCCTGATTCGTTCTATGATGGTGGATTATATGAAAATGAACCGGCAATTATTGAGAGAGCCAGTACAATAATTGAGCAGGGAGGCAGTATTATTGATGTAGGAGGGTATTCATCAAGGCCTGGAGCTGCTGACATTTCTGAAGACGAAGAGATCAAAAGAGTTACTGCTGCTATCAAGTCGATCTTAAAAGCATATCCCGAAGCAACAATATCAATAGATACATTCAGGGCAAGGGTAGCAGCAGTTGCCATAGAAATGGGGGCAGCTATGATCAATGATATTTCAGGGGGAGCGCTTGATAACAAAATGTTTGATATGGTAGGGAAGTTGAATGTACCCTATATTTTAATGCATATGCGAGGCACCCCTCAAACGATGCAATCTTTAACAGATTATGATAATATTTTACTTGATCTGATCACCTGGTTTGAAAAAAAGGTCTATCAACTCAACCAATTAGGCGTAAATGATATAATCATTGACCCCGGATTTGGATTTGCAAAAACTAATCATCAAAATTTTGAATTATTAAAAAAAATAAGTAACTTTAAAATGTTAAATTTGCCTGTTTTAGCAGGAATTTCAAGAAAGTCGCTAATCTGTAAAACTTTGAATATTACACCTGAAGAATCAACAAATGGAACGACTGTTTTAAATACAATAGCATTAATAAATGGTGCGAACATCCTGCGTGTTCATGATGTAAAGGAAGCGGTAGAGGTTATTAAACTAATTGAGGTAGCAAAATAATTAATTTGAAAATATACTAATTTTGATAATTCGAAAAATGATTATCAAATTACCAAATCATCAAATTGAAACTTTTATTTTTCATCGGATTTTTAGAAATCACCTGGATAGATATCTTTGACGTCCTTTTGGTCGCCATTTTACTTTACTTAGTGTATCAGCTGCTTAAAGGAAGTGTAGCGGTTAAAATATTAATCGGTGTTCTTTCAATCTACCTTATCTACCTGATGGTGAAAGCTGCCGGGATGCAACTTTTTACGTCTATTCTGGAAGCTATCGTGGCGGTAGGTGTTCTGGCAGCGATCATTATTTTTCAACCGGAGATCAGAAGGTTTTTGTTGTTGATCGGTAGATCCACTCCACTAAATAAAGAGGTGTTTTTAAAAAGATTTCTCTGGAAGCGGGCGTTTTCATCCGGAAGATTAAATCTGACACCGATCATAGAAGCAACCAAAACACTTGGCGGTTCTGCTACTGGCGCATTGATCGTATTTGCTAAAAGTTCTCAACTAAAATTTTATGCTGAATCGGGTGATATTATTGATGCCGATATATCTAAAAGATTATTGCTTACTATTTTTAATAAAAACAGCCCCCTCCATGACGGAGCGGTCATAATTTCAAACAATAGAATAAAAGCCGCAAGGTGCATCTTACCCATTTCAGAAAATGATGACCTGCCGGCTTCTTTTGGCATGAGACACAGAGCAGCGATTGGTATGACACAGGTTACCGATAGCGTTGTGCTGGTAGTTTCTGAAGAAACGGGACAGCTTTCCATAACCAAAAATGGCAGGTTCTATGACAACCTATCCCCTTCAGAATTGAGAAAAAAGCTTAACTACTTTCTTTATGAAGAGGAAGAGAAAATTCAAATTGAAGAAGAGGAAACAACAGTTGACAGTTAACAATGGGCAAAAATTGTCAATTTTTTACTGTACCTTCTTTTTACCAAAAAACTCATCCAGTTCCTCCTCATTGAGTCGCATAAATCTAATCAATCCCTCTGCATCATCTGCAAAATCGTGGCCGGGATAAGATTTAATAAATAATTTTAGTTTACCGATCGCATTGGTGGTATCCTGCAGCTCGCTGTAAGCATTGCCCAGGTGAAAAAGCATCATTGGCCTGTTTTCGTACCCGGGATAATCATTATAACCCTTTTCATAAAGCCTGATGGCCTTCCTGTGGTTGCCAAGTATGTTTTGATAGTTATAAGCTGCTTTGAACAAATACTGTGCACTTTCCGGATCTTCAGGATAATCTGCTGCATAATATTCATAAGCCTGGATGGTATACATAGCCAGTTTAATATCCAGCTTTTTGCTCTTTTCGAGTGATTGTGTAAATAAATTTTCCAGGCTGTCAACCCTGTGCTGCGCTTGTTGTTTTTTGGAAAGAGGGTGTTTTTCCTTGTTATAACAGCTCCACATGAATGAGATTGAAAGAACGAGTAAAATAAGATTTTTCATCATCTGTATTGATTTTAACTGAAAACTGTATCCTTATGAGTTTTGGACGACTTGTCAATCCTTACAATTGGAACTCTCTTTTTATTTAGCTCTTTAATATTCATAGTGCAAAGATAATCAATTTTTTCGTTTTATAAGAAATCCATCGTAATCAATGTTTTTTTTGAAATTCGGTAACAAAAAAGGGCGTGAACCCTCTACTGAAATTCAGCCCGAAGAAGGTATCGCGAAATACCTTGACACAGTTGAATACAGCAAAAGGAAACACACCCGTCCGGGTGCTTCCTCCGACTGTTTCTCTGTGTCTTATTATTCGCGATTTTACTTCGAGAGAAATGTCAGTAACGCAATTTTTTGTTATGTTTTGGTTTGTTATGTTTCTTATTCTTGCAAATGTCTCAATGATGGTAAGAGTTGTTTGTGTTGCCCGCTTGCCTTTGATAATAGTAGCGAGCATATAGAGCCCCTTTTCAGTGAATGCTTTGGGCAACTTTACTTTCCCTCCTCCACGAGGTGAAGTCAAAAATTTTGATTTCACCGGTTCCCATTCTTTTGGGGTAAGTTTCATAACATATCCTTCGGGGAACTTCTCCGGATTATTTTTTACAGCTTGATTTATCTCTCGTGTTTCAACAGCATAGAGAGCAGCCACATCGCTATCCAGAATAACGTACTCATCCCGGAGTTCAATGATTTTGCTTTCAACATTTTCAAATTTTACGGGTAATTCCATGATCTTATCTGTTTAATGACAGACAGCCAGTGATGGCTTATTTTCTTTCTGCGCGAGGGTGAAAAAAATCTTTTTCAATCTTCACCATCTTCCATCAATGTATCAAACGGACTTTTAATCTAACCATTGTAACACCTATTTCCAAATACCTATTGCCTATCGGAGTGCAACGGAGATCCCGACAAGTAGAGACACGGTGCACCATGTCTCTACTTGTCGGGACCGCCAACTTCTCTTTCAACTTCACTAAATGCTTTAACAGCTTTGTCCAAATGCTCCCTTTCATGTAATGCAGAGATCTGGACACGTATCCGTGCCTGATCTTTGGGGACTACAGGGTAAAAAAATCCAATCACATAGATGCCTTTATCAAGCAATCTGGCGGCAAAATCCTGTGCAAGCTTAGCATCGTAAAGCATGATCGGCACGATTGGATGCGTACCGGGTTTAATATCAAACCCTGCAGCGGTCATTTTTGTGCGGAACCAGGTGGTGTTTTCTTCCAGCTTATCCCGCAATTCCGTTGTCTGGTTCAGCAGGTCAATCACTTTAATGGAAGCCCCAACCACAGAAGGAGCTACGGTATTGGAAAAAAGATAGGGCCGTGAACGCTGCCTGAGCATTTCAATGATCTCTTTTCTGCCGGAGGTAAAGCCTCCTGATGCTCCCCCTAATGCCTTGCCCAGGGTGCTGGTGATAATGTCAATGCTGCCCATTACATTGCAGTGCTCGTGGGTACCTTTGCCTGTTTTACCCATAAATCCTGTAGAATGGCTGTCATCCACCATTACCAGGGCATCATATTTCTCTGCCAGGCCGCATATTTTGTCTAATTTGGCAATGTCACCATCCATAGAGAAAACCCCATCTGTGACGATGATCTTATGCCGGGTGCTTTGTGCCTCTTTCAATTTTGCTTCCAGATTTTGCATATCGCTGTGTTTATAGCGAAAGCGCTGGGCTTTGCACAACCTTACGCCATCAATGACAGAGGCATGGTTTAATTCATCAGAAATGATGGCATCTTCAGCGCTAAGCAAGGGCTCAAATACACCGCCATTGGCATCAAAGCAGGCAGCGTAAAGAATGGTATCTTCAGTACCCAGGAAATCTGAGATTTTTCTTTCAAGCTCTTTATGTATGTCCTGCGTACCACATATAAATCGTACCGAGCTCATCCCGTAACCGTGTGTATCGATCGTTTTTTTAGCCGCTTCGATTACAGCAGGATGAGAAGAAAGGCCCAGGTAGTTGTTTGCACAGAAATTGATCACCTCTTTCCCGTCAGTGGTCTTTATTGCTGCACTTTGCGGTGTGGTGATGATGCGCTCATCTTTGTATAAACCGGAGGCTTTTATCTCTAGTAAATCTTTTTGCAGTGCGGTTTTTAAAGATCGAAACATAGAAAAATAATTTAAAAATGTGCCTGCACACCCCCGAGTACTCGGGATCAAATCCTGCAAATATAATTATATTTTCAATAGTTAAGGGCTTTTAGCTATTAGCTGTTGGCTAACAGCTAAAAGCTAACAGCTAATAGCTAATATCAAACACCCAGCGCCCAGCATCAATCCTTACTTTGCCAGGTCATGTCTCAGTTGCAAATATTCTTCCCATATTTCTTTTAAGATTTCCGCAGCAGGCTTTATTTCGTTGATCACGGCAGAAACTTGCCCTATTTCAAGCTCTCCCTCGTCCAGGTTGCCTTCAAACATCCCTTTTTTTGCACGGGCTCTTCCCAAAAGTTCTTTTAATTCTTCCGGAGCAGCGCCTTTATCTTCAGCTTCCCGTACCCGCTGGTAAAATTTATTTTTAATCATCCTTACAGGTACTAATTTCTTCATAGTTAATTTGGTATCACCTTCTTTACATAGAACAATTTCATTCTTGAAATTGATGTGTCCGGATGATTCTTCTGAGGCGGCAAACCTGCTGCCTATCTGAACGCCATCTGCACCTAAAACCATAGCTGCCAGCATACTTCTGCCAGTGGCAATCCCGCCCGCTGCCAATAATGGCAGCGAAACGGCTTCCCTAACCATCGGGATCAGGCAAAAGGTGGTCGTTTCTTCTCTTCCATTATGTCCGCCTGCTTCAAACCCCTCTGCTACGATGGCGTCCACGCCTGCATCTTCGGCTTTTTTTGCAAATTTTACGCTGGATACAACGTGAACAACAGTCACCCCATTCTCTTTCAAAAAGTGTGTCCACGATTTAGGATTGCCTGCTGAAGTAAAAACAATTTTAACACC from Cytophagales bacterium encodes:
- a CDS encoding ABC transporter permease translates to MTKYFVKRLGYGFVVLLGVVIVVFFIFHALPGDPVAMMAGQRTDVSTREAITKELGLDKPLLVQLVYYLNDLSPLSVHQDKVENKKKYNYAEIFPIGGSVLVLKTPYLRRSFSTNKRVDEIIADNIVGSFWLALVSMTFATFFGITFGILAALKQNSVLDHSMVTLSVVGISAPSFVSAILISITFGFYLSDYTGLNLTGQLWVTDPIYGRRLELKNIILPAFALGIRPVAIITQLTRSSMLDVLTQDYIRTAHAKGLKYYTIILKHALKNALNPVITAVSGWLATLIAGAFFIEYIFNWKGLGSVTIRAVFNLDFPVVMGCTLFIGFVFVIITIFVDILYAMLDPRVRLE
- a CDS encoding DoxX family protein: MRAVILIIRVLVGVLFIFSGLIKLNDPVGTGIKLEEYFEVFGTTFLIPASLFFSVFQSALEVVLGVALLIQYQMKRLIWVLLGLIIFFTFLTFYSGYTGKVTDCGCFGDAIKLTPWESFTKDITLFFMISILFFKRNAFRELLTKKAGFVLFIVSCVIPLFIAIYAIRHLPFIDFRPYKVGSNIPELMEIPTLNLKYRYIFEKDGKSYEFDSWQNDTTYQYKELLTLNEDGKVLSQDELDEMSQPKITDYSVKNDEGDFTQATFEGKKLLIVINDVDKTNTKNIEKIVALVKHLEDMGIEPMVLTSTDESAYDVFRHEVQLAVPYYFSDATVLKTMVRSNPGLILMQNGTVIGKWHYNDVPDVEDIKSLI
- a CDS encoding DUF1599 domain-containing protein, giving the protein MTDQTIIQFNKIIELASDIFKRKTKDYGTAWRALRLPSVTDQIFIKAKRIRSIQDKGTQKIEDSIDHEFIGIINYCLIALIQSELGIPALSPDTEKINGNELELSQDQLNKLYKKHFTNTRELLLKKNHDYDEAWKDIRVSSITDIILVKLLRIKQIEHNKGKTVVSEGIESNYQDIINYAVFALIKLKDT
- the folP gene encoding dihydropteroate synthase, whose product is MVSKDTSFHLKKTLNLKGKIFDLSTPIVIGILNVTPDSFYDGGLYENEPAIIERASTIIEQGGSIIDVGGYSSRPGAADISEDEEIKRVTAAIKSILKAYPEATISIDTFRARVAAVAIEMGAAMINDISGGALDNKMFDMVGKLNVPYILMHMRGTPQTMQSLTDYDNILLDLITWFEKKVYQLNQLGVNDIIIDPGFGFAKTNHQNFELLKKISNFKMLNLPVLAGISRKSLICKTLNITPEESTNGTTVLNTIALINGANILRVHDVKEAVEVIKLIEVAK
- a CDS encoding TIGR00159 family protein is translated as MKLLFFIGFLEITWIDIFDVLLVAILLYLVYQLLKGSVAVKILIGVLSIYLIYLMVKAAGMQLFTSILEAIVAVGVLAAIIIFQPEIRRFLLLIGRSTPLNKEVFLKRFLWKRAFSSGRLNLTPIIEATKTLGGSATGALIVFAKSSQLKFYAESGDIIDADISKRLLLTIFNKNSPLHDGAVIISNNRIKAARCILPISENDDLPASFGMRHRAAIGMTQVTDSVVLVVSEETGQLSITKNGRFYDNLSPSELRKKLNYFLYEEEEKIQIEEEETTVDS
- a CDS encoding tetratricopeptide repeat protein, giving the protein MMKNLILLVLSISFMWSCYNKEKHPLSKKQQAQHRVDSLENLFTQSLEKSKKLDIKLAMYTIQAYEYYAADYPEDPESAQYLFKAAYNYQNILGNHRKAIRLYEKGYNDYPGYENRPMMLFHLGNAYSELQDTTNAIGKLKLFIKSYPGHDFADDAEGLIRFMRLNEEELDEFFGKKKVQ
- a CDS encoding ORF6N domain-containing protein, which gives rise to MELPVKFENVESKIIELRDEYVILDSDVAALYAVETREINQAVKNNPEKFPEGYVMKLTPKEWEPVKSKFLTSPRGGGKVKLPKAFTEKGLYMLATIIKGKRATQTTLTIIETFARIRNITNQNITKNCVTDISLEVKSRIIRHRETVGGSTRTGVFPFAVFNCVKVFRDTFFGLNFSRGFTPFFVTEFQKKH
- the kbl gene encoding glycine C-acetyltransferase is translated as MFRSLKTALQKDLLEIKASGLYKDERIITTPQSAAIKTTDGKEVINFCANNYLGLSSHPAVIEAAKKTIDTHGYGMSSVRFICGTQDIHKELERKISDFLGTEDTILYAACFDANGGVFEPLLSAEDAIISDELNHASVIDGVRLCKAQRFRYKHSDMQNLEAKLKEAQSTRHKIIVTDGVFSMDGDIAKLDKICGLAEKYDALVMVDDSHSTGFMGKTGKGTHEHCNVMGSIDIITSTLGKALGGASGGFTSGRKEIIEMLRQRSRPYLFSNTVAPSVVGASIKVIDLLNQTTELRDKLEENTTWFRTKMTAAGFDIKPGTHPIVPIMLYDAKLAQDFAARLLDKGIYVIGFFYPVVPKDQARIRVQISALHEREHLDKAVKAFSEVEREVGGPDK
- a CDS encoding DUF561 domain-containing protein, yielding MQNRITKLFSIKYPIIQAGMLWCAPWELASAVSNAGGLGLIGAASMYPDVLRMHIQKCKKATSKPFGVNFPLMYPDIDKIMNIIVEEGVKIVFTSAGNPKSWTHFLKENGVTVVHVVSSVKFAKKAEDAGVDAIVAEGFEAGGHNGREETTTFCLIPMVREAVSLPLLAAGGIATGRSMLAAMVLGADGVQIGSRFAASEESSGHINFKNEIVLCKEGDTKLTMKKLVPVRMIKNKFYQRVREAEDKGAAPEELKELLGRARAKKGMFEGNLDEGELEIGQVSAVINEIKPAAEILKEIWEEYLQLRHDLAK